A genome region from Paralichthys olivaceus isolate ysfri-2021 chromosome 6, ASM2471397v2, whole genome shotgun sequence includes the following:
- the LOC109635050 gene encoding ninjurin-1-like: MNHYVNKKSAAESMLDVALLMANASQLKAVLEQGPRISFFTPIITLISISLCLQVTVGVLLIFIVRWNLNDERKHRRLDTMENLVTSLVFITVVVNIFIAAFGVNRPTGND, from the exons ATGAACCACTATGTCAATAAGAAGAGTGCAGCTGAGAGCATGCTGGATGTGGCTCTTCTGATGGCAAACGCCTCCCAGCTGAAGGCAGTGCTGGAGCAGGGGCCGCGTATTTCCTTCTTCACCCCCATCATCACCCTAATCagcatctccctctgtctgcaggTCACAGTCGGGGTCCTGCTTATCTTCATAG TTCGATGGAATCTGAATGATGAACGAAAGCATAGGAGGCTGGACACGATGGAAAACTTGGTCACGAGCCTGGTTTTTATCACCGTGGTGGTCAACATCTTCATCGCCGCCTTTGGAGTGAACCGGCCGACTGGCAACGACTGA